The Fusarium poae strain DAOMC 252244 chromosome 2, whole genome shotgun sequence nucleotide sequence CAAGGTCGCGGCTCCATCATGAATGACGATGGAATGGAGTCAAGCCAATGGGATTACGTCGCTGCCCCGCCAAAGCCCGCGTTCATGATCCACTACCGCGGGTCACAAACACCCCCGGCCGCTCGGGATGGACGCCGTGTGTGCGTGTAGAATTCCAGGCCCCGGGACGGTCAACGAAGCCCTCCACCCTGCAAATTTCTATCCCCTTTACCGATGAGATGGCGGGGGAGGAAAGCTGTACTCCGGGCGTAGAGCTGCTAGAATAGAAGCTGTAAGTTACCTAGAGCTTTAGCTAGCGCCTTAGCTCAACCCTCACTGCAGATGTCTTGTCTCGTGGTGGTACATTTCCGGATCCTCCCGGTCTAATCCCGAGGTGCAATCCAGATGTCAGGTATTCTCTTTGCCAGGATAGAGTCGAGACAGGATGATAAAAAGTTTGCAGTATGTTAGTACCGTAGCGTAAGTGTACAGCAATGAAAGGTAATGGCCCTTGTTGTGCGATTTTAGGCATTTCATCCTAGACGCCGACAAGAGACCGAAGCACTACTCTACTGCAGACATGGGACTTTGAGATCCGAATCTCATCGTTTTATTGTCCCGTGCCCCCTTCCGGGCCCGTCAGCCTCAGACAACGACGTCCGGGGTGAGCTGCAGGAACCGCCACAGAAGATGGGCCGTCCACGAGACCCTTTGATGGCCCGGGTCTGTCCGAGTTGGCACCACTCGCATCTGTTGTGTTGCTGCGATATCATGACTTTAAAAGATGGACCAGTTGCCGGTTCCCGGACTAGGTTCTCGACCGATTCTTGCGTCGTAACGCGTGTTGTACCTGGGGTTATCCGTCTTCTGACCCCGTCTTTCATTCGATTTAACCTTGTGGTGTGATATGATAAATGCATTTTCAGGCCCTGAACCTCGAGACGTGGGGTCCCCTCTTCACCCCAGGTTTGGATCGCTTGCCAGGTCATGTAGTGTACTTACACCGCTCCACGGCCTCACGATAGTAGACCTTGGGTGGATCGGATTCGCTCGCTTGGGTGACGAGAAACAGCTCGAGCCCAGTCCCCGATATGGAATTCGGAAGCTGTAACAAAAACAGATTAGAATCCCGTACCTTGCTTGCCAGGAGCTCAGGTGTCCGAATGACCTCTTGTTTGTGGTGACGACGGAGATGCAGCTGCGTCGCCTTTCATCATAATCTTGTGTTCTCACTTCTAATGTCAAATCCAAAGGgaagaataaaaaagaatggCGAGACTTTTTCTCTGGTTGTTCGGCGAATACCTTTGTTCAATCTCGTGACCGAAACCAAATGCTTGATTTTCAGTATGGAGACAGACGAGCACAAAGACAGATGACAAACCGCAGGAAATGTGATCACGAGCTTGCACTGATGCGTATTCCTTCCTATCCATATAGTTTTATCCCATTATCGTACAGCGAATCGTGTTGCACAGTCGAGAACACAGCATGATGTAACTCTTGTGTCGGTACCTCGAATAGATCTCTAATCCCGACTTACACAAAGGGCTATTCGGGCTGAAGATAGTGTTTGGGTCCATGTGAATCCGATCATGTTTCTATGTGAGTTAGCTCTTCGCATAGGATAACATGATGAGAATTCTGGACATCATACATCACTGTAAGCTGGAGGTCTAGGCATCACGTACCATCATAATTTCATTTGTTTCTCTCGATCTCATAGCAACTTGATCTTTTTACAACCTAGCCGAGAACATAATGCATGCTCCTGGCTTCATGCTCCTGGCTTTCTACTCCGGCCAATGTGTGTTCAATCTTTGACGACAACAGGTCGTGCTGGCTAGTCTCTCGAATAGAACCGCATTTCTGCACCGCCAACATCAAAGACAGCCACGACATTCTGCAAGAACACATCACCCAAGACATACGGTCCAGATCTGCCAGTTGAAATAGCCAAGGCACACTTTTCGTTTGATGGATCCTTAAGTTCTTGGTAGATCATGTCGGCTGGATTGATCCAGAAGCGAACGCCTGAAATAATGACTGCGAACCGAGGAGCAATAGCTTGGCACTCAACGAAGTAACCTCCCCATTGGACCATATAGGTAGCGGGAGGGTCAAACGATCTTGCGATGGCTTCAGCCAGTGCTTCAAAAGGTGATTAGCAAAATCATCTTTCAATGCATTGCAGAGCTTGACTaacgaggaggaagaagtaTCATCGTGGTGCCTGTATCAACAATGTAGGGATACTTTCCCGTGTCCGTAGTGCTTCCCCATTGGAGGCCATCTGgaattatagtataaaacGATGGCTTCCAAGCTGTGACTTCTCGCTCAACCAGTTTTGCCTATCAACTGGTCAACATTTCCAAAGGAGAGAAAGCTTTCGCAAGATCAAGTCACTTACAATGATGAGGTCTGTGGATGCAGAGGATTTGGGATGCCAGTGCATAGGAGGAAGACCGCCCCATGCCAGCACACCATCGCTGGTGTTTCTATCGATAGTGACACTGAAAATAGGGTCGATCAATCCTTGCAAGATGGCGCTGGTCAACCATGGAGTATAAGGATAATTGTTCCACTCCTCTTCATCGGCCGGATCATTTGGATCGCCAATATAGGCGCTTGTGAGTGATGGGTAGGCAAGTCCCAGAACACCAACAGTAACGTTGTCACCATGCCAGTATGCTCTGCTGGCTAATCCAACTTGCTGCCCGGAAACTGACACACCTCCGCAAGCGATATCAGAGGTGCCCATGGGGCCTGCCACATCTTCACCAGATCCATAGCGTCGATGAAAGTACACTTCAGATATGTCCTCAAGAAAGCCTTGGATGTGAGGTTGGCCGAAATTGCACGCAGCTTGATTGCGTTTGTCGCCCACACTGTTTTCGCACCTGAAACCGGTCTTGGCAGCCCACGTATCTGAGCTTCCAGTGTCAAAGACCAGCCAAACTGGAGTCTGGTCCCAAGTGCATTGTATCGCATAGGCAGTCGAAAAAGCGCCAACGGCGGTGACATTCTGGCGAGGAGTGTCCTTTTCATGTGGCTGGTCAGGTCGTGGGAGAAGGGAGAGTGAAGATCTCGGGTAGACATCATCCTTAGTTTTGAGCTTCTTTAGTCGTGACAAATAGGCACCGGCTCGGTCGGGGGACTTGGTAACGGAGAGAGCCCTGGCTCGCTCGAAGGAGAATCCATTCAGTGAAGTCGACAGATCCCATTTTCCCTGTCCTACCTCATTGCTCACGACAGCAGAAAGAACGGGGCATAGGATGCTAGCTATGAGGACGAATACCAGGTGGAGCGGCCCCATGTTGGCGATGTGTAGGTGAAAGAGGGTAGGTGATCGAAGTGACAGAGGGAAGTTGGAGGATATTTCAGGCAGAGGGTGAAGATGCCCTGGACAAAAGGAGGAGATGTTTCAGAATGAAGGCTTCGAAACTAAAATGATCATAATGAATGGCAGCCGCCGGCTCTCCGGCAGTGCCTTGGGAGTGACTTTCTTGCGGGTGGGAAGGTGCCTGCCTAAGTTCGATTGTTACGAGGAAGGTGTTACTCGGGCCTCATGAGGTAACTACGATGCTAAACAAGACTAGCGATAATTACAACAGTCAGTTACAGTCTCTTGCACATTATTCGAGATCAAGGTCGTATATAACCGATGTTCGTTGGTACGTCCTGGCACTGATGCAAGTTACCGAAGCGAAAGACATGATTTGGATATGCAAAGAACCCCTGGATCTGTGTCACGACTGCAACAATTCTTGATAGGGCATATCCAAAAGAAACGAGATCTCACCTGAGGGTCAGCATATGCGAGAAGATAAGACATTCCAATACATTCTGATCTTTTGACATGTCGGTTCCAAATTGCCTTGGCATTTTCTTCCTCAACTGTGACATTAGGAAAGCCATTCTTTTGATTTATTCGCAATCCACGAAGCAAAATCTCAAACACATGGCTTTCATACGTCTGCCGATGTCAATGCCTCAGCTTTTGATCAACTCTCTTAGCGGCTTCGGCATTGAGTTGTTAAGTAAACGGACAGGCATTCAATAGCTTATATCCCCAGCGCGTAGCGATTTACACAACTCAAAGCCCCCTTCAAAAAGTGGTTTTCCATAAATCACAGTGGCTAATCATTACAAAACCACCATTCAATAGCTTGCGGGTTGTCAGGTTGTCAAATGCCTAGCTAGTGTCTTTCATACCAAGTGGCGTGCGGAGAACAACAGCCAACTAACTAACTAATTCCAGAAAACTACACGAGCCAAACTCTTTTTTCAGCCTTGCAGAACGACCCAAATACTTTATAGAATGAACACCGGTTCTCGAGTTCTACGTAGCCCAGATGGCTTATCTGTACGACTCCAAACTCTGCACCTCACGATCCAAACACAAAGACCCTTTTTCCAAAACGGGATCGAAAAGCTAGCCATGCACCTCTTATCATCGGATTTAATGAATTCTCATAGGCTATGAAAACGCAGAAAATCGACGACTGGGTCAGGGGTGCTTACATTGTCAGCATCTCGCTGCATCCTGGTAGGGCTGACAAGCGGCTATGACGGCTCATCGCCCAGCGCTATATTTGACCCTTTTCAACTCAACATCGTGGTGACTTTGATTGGCTCAAGAAGGAGCCTAACGATGAATTAAAATCCTAAAATTGCAAATGCTTATGCCCAGCTTGCCTATTGTGGACTCAAGTTCGTCTTATAATACCTTAGCCAGCTTACGCATCTCCGTAAGGTGGGTTTCCAAATGATGGAGTTTGCATCGCCTGCTAGTAGTAGCAAGCTATCTTGTGCTATGACACAAAAGGATTGCGGAGACCTAGAATGGCTCTAGAATATAAAGGTAGTTGTTTTGTTCTCACTTTCCAGTTAATTCTTACCAgacttcttcctttttcttctctctacCTCAAATCACAGACAGTTTCTTCTTATCCCAACCGATATCTCTTATTATCATCACAGTCATGCCGATCCTCTCTTCTAATACAGCTGGATCAGTAACTGGCCAAACAGCTAACACCGAGAAACCTCATCTTGTTATGGGAGCCGCTCCTGTAGATGGCCACACAAACCCTTTGATCCGGATCGCGGAAGACCTTGTCCGTCGGGGTTACGAGATCACCTTCATCGGAGGTGATCAGTTCGAAACCGCGATCACAGAGATTGGCGCCAAACATGTTAGCATCAGATCGATCCTCAATTCCAAAGTCATGGCAGAGCGTGAGGTCATCCCTGCCGGCCTTCCTCGGCTACTGTACGATATCAGACATATCTTTACCGGCGAGACTCCCTATCGCTGGGAAATACTCAAGAGAGTTCTCGAGGATATTCGTGTCGAGAACCCAGAGCGTGAGGTGATTCTCATGCCTGAGACATGCTTCATGGGCGCCAATCCCATTTCCCTTGGTGCACCTCTTCCCAAGGGATATACTGCCCGGCCCAAGGTGATCAATTTGAATCCCATCCCTTACATGGCTACGAGCATTGACACTGCTCCTTTTGGCCCCGGTCTTCCTCCTGATTCGACCGACTCTGGCCGCGCAAGGAACCAGTTCATGAACCAGATGATGGTTGGCGGTCCTTTTGCCGAGGTCATTGCTCATCAGGAGGAAGTTTTGAAGGAGCTTGGGGCTACCGAGATTCTCGAGCCCCAAGTCCCTTTCCATCACTGGGTGCTCATGCACGACTTGACTCTCCAGTTATGCCCCCCCAGTCTCGAGTATAACCGGTCTGATATGCCCTCAAACGTCAAGTTTTCTGGATGCTTGGCACCAAAGCCGACCCCTAGTGACTTTGTTTATCCCGCCTGGTGGGATGATGTGAGACGAGGAGACCGTCGCATTGTCGCTGTGACTCAGGGCACAATTGCGCAAGACGCTTCCAACCTCATTGTTCCTACCATCGAGGCTCTATCTGATCGAGATGATCTCCTCGTCGTAGCCATCCTGGGCCGAAAGGGTGCTGCTCTTCCCAAGGACATGGCCATCCCCTCCAACACCCGTGCCATCGATCATCTCCCTTATGATGTTCTCCTGCCTTACGCTTCCGTGTTCGTCATGAACGCCGGTTACGGTGGTTTCCTTCACGGTGTAACAAACGGAGTTCCTCTTGTTCTCGCAGGCGAGACTGAGGATAAACCCGAGATTGCCATGCGTGGAGAATGGAGCGGCGTCGCGGTTAACTTACGAACAGGACAGCCCACTCCTGAGCTTGTTAGAGGTGGTGTTGAGCGAGTTCTTTCCGACAATAGCTTCAAGAAGAGAGTTGATGAGATCAAAGCGGAGAATGAAGCGATGAAGGTACACGACTTTATAGAAGAGCAGATTCTCGCTATCAGAGATTTAGAGGTATAATAAGATAGCTTTGCTTATCACGGAAGGGTGATACATAGAGTATGATTTTTCAAGTTTATGTAGTCATCAATTAATTTCTTGGCAGTCATTAAGAAGAAGTCGCCGAGTGCGACGTTATTGTTTGCTCCGTTTCCCCCCTCCGGTTCCGTTTCCAGCGGAGCTTCGGACCGTCAATTCAATGCATCCGACGGCCCCCAATATTCAAGGGACATGGAACTTCGCCGTGTTGTTTTCGTATAAATAGGTTTGTGTCATCCTCTAATGAAGACAGGTAGTATGCTTCTGCAAGAACTGACTATTCATCATGTCTACCGTCAAAGAATCACCCTTGGCCTTTATGGAGGAGCTCGGCAGCCCATTTGTGCTGTATTACTGCCCAAAAGAGTCAGCATCAACCACCAATTCTGACGATCCCTCTCTTATCATTATTCTATCCTGGTCAAATGCTCGCGAAATTCACATAGCAAAGTATATTTCCGAGTACCGCGCTATCTATCCAACATCTGCTATATTGCTCTTCCGATCTTCTCCCATGCTCTTTCTGGAACTCAAACGCCGTCGTCCTCTCTTCAAAGCGGCTCTACCAATTCTCACATCTCTTTCCAGTAAAGAGGGTACCAGACCTCAGTTTCTACTCCATGTCTTCTCCAATGGTGGAGTGGGCTCTGCGGTGACTTTGTGGGAGCTGTGGGAGTCTGCACTCGGAGAAAAGCCAGTTCCTCGACATGCAGTTGTGATGGACTCGTGCCCGGGCTACTTTCACTGGAAACGCGATCATCATGTAATTTCCTTGGACTTTCCGTGGTTTATGTCACCTTTTATCTGGGTGATTATGGCCGTTGGTTGGGTGTACTGTATGTTGATCCTCAAAGGGGTACCGCATAAGCCTAATGCCATAGCGCTCAATACCTGGGAGAGAATAAGTCGGGAGACTACAAGGACGTATTTATACGGCGATGCGGATCTGCCAGTTAGTTTTGAGGACATTGAGTCTCATGCACGAGAGGCAAAGGAGAACGGTGCGAATGTACGAACAGAATTGTTCCAGGGAGGCACGCATGTTTCTCACGTCAGAGTTGATGCCAATAGATACTGGAAGATTGTTCGAGAGACCTGGAAAGGAAGGACTGGGTGAAATAGCAAGTGTTGGTTCTCTATAGACTCTATAGATTTGATAATCTTGCGTACCTATAGATAGAGCTAATACATATATATTACATTCGTTTCTCAGTTCATTGAGACTAATAAATGCCCTTTATCTGTGAACCCAATAACCTGAGCAATCATTGTCTCTGCCTATTAGTTCGCGCCCTTGGcaatgatgatgctgatgatgaaaACACAACGCCAATAACCCAGAGATATAGTTGATATTGTACAAGTCCCAAAATAACGCCCTATGTCGTGTAAAATGCAAACTCAAACCCTCTGTCTCTTATGATTATCGCCTGAACTCGAACTTGAACCCTCTTCGTTGTTGGGACTTCTTTTACCCAGACTGCTCTGGGTATAAGTTGTCTGCTGGAATAGCATCAAATGACTGTCATCCATACCCACgccttcatcctcttcatggCATACAGAGCATTCTTGGTTGAAACTGTGCTCTTCTACAAGGATACCACGCTGACACCCGCCAAACCATCCCATGTTTTTGGCATCGAGACAGTTTAGCTCTTGTGTCAAGTCGACCCATGTCTGAGGCGAGCCACATCCTGTGCAGTACCCTCTGAATATCATCATTCGACACATTTTGTTGTATAAAAGAAACAGTCGGTTGTATCTCGACGATGAATGAGTGACGAAACGTCAAAAATTGAGTTTGGGAACTAGTGGTTGATGGTCAGCAAAGATACGAAAACTGAGATATTGTGGTATGAACGTACTGAGAAATAACTGTTAATGTTGTTTGACTCTTGTAATGAAAATTCTCGCGATGTCTCAGTAGGATAAAATGCCGAATACCGAATTGGTGTCTTGGTCAAGCGACGCCTTGTAACGTCAGAAGCGAGACAACAGCGGTGCTGGAGTAAGCCACAATGCAACGTCCGAGCGTGATGCAGATGACGATCAACCGAGTGAGGGGAAATGCAAAGAACGAGGTAGGTTTCGGCAGTTCTtgaaaagaataaatagctttttctttCGTGTCTTGTCGATGTGTTGGTCGAGTTATATCGATCGATAATGTATCCGCAATATGAGAAGGATTGCTacgagagaaagaaagtaaaagatCTGTTGCTTCAGAATCAGAATTGGACATGCTAAGTATTGAATAGTGACGATGATAAAAAAGGAAGGGAGAGGTgggatattaatatagaagcACAAGAGAGAAGTACGTGATACGGCTTACACCGACTGATATTGGTCATATTCAAATAAGGCGGATGGACGGACAACTTTAATTACTCCTTTCTCAATGCCCTTTCAAACGTCACCAATacaaaataagaaaaaggaaataaaacaaaaaaagtGTAGAGTCAAAAACATGTCGTGTTCCCGAAACGGATTTGCAGCGATCTTGGCGCACCTCCATCGATATCTTGAGCTTCTAgcttagtaccttagtacttaGTCTGTTAAACTACTTGTAGGCTTGACCACGTACCTCCCGAGTGGAAATTGCAAATGCCAGTACCATCATCGTTTTTCTGCAGTAAACTAGCCAATCTACTTCCCCAGTTAAGTTACTTACCCCTTGGCTTTTGCGGCAATAAGCTTTCCACACAACAGACTTTTGCCACTGAAGGTTGGGACTAGTTAGTGGGAGAGCCTTGAAGCCGTTCAGCttcactgccactgccactgccactgccaccgCCAATGCCATAGGGCGATCCATAATCCAAATGTCTTAACAAGTTCTAGACCTCCAGCTTCGGGCTGAGGAATTCTTCTCTCGGTTGTTCCAGACTTAGTTCTAGAAACACTTCGGAGCTTCCGTATTATTTCCTTGCTTCTGCCGCTGACTTCATAACAAAATCACCACTTGTCATCAAATCATTTATTTGTAATTCTGACAAGGTGGTAAAATCATCAAGATGTGTGTATCGAGTTGGAGAAAACAAGCCAGAGGCAATTATGAGGAGGCTTGGCTGTCCAAGTTATCGGTATCCCGCTCTTCAGCGCCGCCCTCCCGAAAGACTGACGCCTTTTGAAGCGCAACAAGACACTAAAAAGTGATCATCCATCAACCCAACACGTATGGCGATCCTGCTTCTTCAGTCATGGCAAGCTTCTCTTGGCAAGTAACAAGATTCTACCATCTCCTCGGGTTCTTCAACGCTGCACGACGTTTCATGGCAACAGCCTTTCGCGGCTCGCCCTTTTCCCCAGACTGGGTAGGGAGTTTCATAAAAGACATGGAATTGCTGCTTTTTTGGTTCGAGATCGTCACTGCTGTTGTAAGCTTATCATCGATACTGTACCTATCAACATTCCTAGTTCACCAACTACTGATGTTGCAAAGATCCATTGACCAACTGTTAGCATACTAAAAGTAGCTTCACTACTATGACAGCTAACCCGCGGTGcctgacatgacatgacaagCTACTACTGCAAGCTAACAttagtcaagtcaagtcggGCAGTACTAACAAGCCCAAACCCCGAGACTTGTTAAATCCGTCATCAACACTGGAATTCTCGAGACATCCACCGGGATCTTGATGAAACCCGCTCGTCATAGTTTTGCTGCTAACTGTCCACACGGCGTCACCTCAGGCACGAAACAAACGTTCTACGGGCGTAGTCGAAgcttctcccactcttctCCCACCAGTTTTTATGCTTCTGGGCTGAGAGTCCGTCGGTTTCATTAAGAGACATTGCTTATATCTGGTTATGCCGTACCTGGAACTCTCTTGTGCCCAATGCTAGTGGAGAATTAGTGAGTAACAGAGTAGACGTCTGAGGTCTAGCGGTCCATCATGACGGGACTCTTCAAGACTTGACCGGCAGGTTTGCTCCTTTTGGAAGGAATTAGCAGAATGAGACCAGGGCGTCGACATTAGGACTGACAAGGCATGCTCAAGTAGGACTCCAAGTGTTGAGTGCTCCTCAGGCACTCAAGGCATAAGGGATGAAATCAGTCAGTTAGTCACACAACTGGGTAGGTTGCTTTGACGAGACATGGCAAGGCAGTGTCTCTACAGGTCAAAACACTGCACATTATCTTTACCTAGGCTGTCGGCCTTAGAACGAAAGACACTCGCAATAAACAACTGCCTCTATTAGTGATGCCCTTAGCTATCTAGGCTATACTCTTAGGTTAGTATTTATTTTGCACCCTAGAGCTTAGGCAGGAGGCAATCTTCTAGACATCGGCAATATGATTGCCTCTACGATGCCCTTAACTTTTGAGATCATACTGTTAGGTTAGTGTTTATCTGTGTACTTTAACTCGTACGTAAGAGTCAACATTCTAAGTATGTATCAATCAATACGCTTTATTGTAGTACAGTaattttcttcttcctgaaCTCTCCATCACCAGGCTAGGCTCCTGTgttctcttcttcaagggCTGCTATCCGTCTCAGAAGAATCCGATGAAGTTGCCTCGTATCGACCCACTCACCCTCTCCAATGTCTTCTATCTCCACAAGACTTCGGCTTAGTGCCAAGGCTCCCTCCAGGGCGTTGTCAACCCCTACCTGCGCGCCGGCCATTCTTTCGTCTTGGTAGTCTTCAGGGATATCAACCTGTTCTTGAGACTGGACCAGGTGCGAATTGTTATGGCAAGCAGGCTCGTGTTGGACGCGAGGTCGCAGACTCTTCGCTAGTCTCCTTTCCaacttcttattataattgtCGCACATTCTAGCGTATTCTTCGTGTAGAGACTTGTTATCTAGTGTTGCCAATTTCCATGAGACGTTAAACATGCAATTGTAGCAATTTTGAGCAGAGACGAAGCTGTCTTTTTCGCAACCCTGTTTGCGGGCGAAGGTCTTCAAGACGCTGTTGCATACGTGGcagcggtggtggtggaagCGCGTGGGTAGGCCTGACTTCTTTCCGGCCCCATTGGGGTGCAAGTACCAGGGATACTCTCTTTCTGGTTGATGAGGCATGTTGAAAGATGAATGCGGATATGTTAATCTGTAGAGTGCTGAAAGCGAGTCACAATGTTGATATATAATGGATGTGAGTGGTAAGTTatgaggaagaaagaaattTAGGTGGCCACGGATGTCAAGGGGAGAAGTGTTTAATGAGGAAAGAAGATCTCATCGAGCCAAAGGGTGCCTGCCTCAACCATTACTTTTAGATGGCTGTCTCATTAGTatataccttagtaggtaaaTAACCACTCAGGTATCATAGGAGACGAAGTGGACGGGTTCATCAATATAAGAAACTCACGTTGACGGATGAGTACGGTCCGAGTTCTAGTCCAGTAACTATCTGGTTCAACAACACACACTGGCGACACACTATCTAAATCCTCAACAATCACTGTACAGCCATATAAGGTGTCACCTCCCGTTAGCACTTTCCTAACTTGAGAACGGCGGGGGAAGTTGGGTGCGGTATCGTTGAGAATAACCTTTCCAGGAAAGGCCCAAGGAACCCTTCAACTCGAATCAAGATCCAGCTGCTGCTCGTCAAAGGgactacaaaaataaaaataatgtCAATCTTGCACATCTTATCCACATGGCTACCTACTTCTCAGGCATCCAAGACAGTGTAGTGGGACTATCATGTAGGTAGCCAACGTTCTTATCCCAGGTTTACAAGGCCGCTGGTGGAATGACCGCCAAATCACAGTTTATGCGCTTCTTTCAGACAATTCACTTCGAATGCAAGGGcaccttattaaaaactcGTGGAATCCCACGGCTGTAAAAGGCTAACAATATGTTACGGTGGTAATACAATGCAACTAAACCCCCAACTCCATTTCTCCAATCCCCCGTCCGAAGATACATTCCCCTTTCCTCAAGTCATGCATGCAATGATGAGAAATAGTCCGGAAGTTGAAGCCGGACTCAAAGAAATAGTAGATGAAAGCATAACCCGCCAAAGTAGACGGCGAATAAGCCCCATGTGCACGGCACGCAACACACATGCAGATATAATGAAACCACTTGCACGACACAATCGATTTCATCCAAGAACGCACAGGTCTGGCTGGAAAAGAGTATAAGTACGATCGGGCTCACGTCCAGCAAGACACTACTGTCTAGTTTGGGCCGATGTAACTTTCAAGGAATTAAAGTGACCAATTCACAACTCAGCCGCATCACGACAGGTTGTAGGTTTCAGGATGAACGCCAGACCCATGGATGAACAGGCATCAAAGATCGCACATGTCATCACTGCGTTAGTCGTGAGCCGTCAAACCACAAGCACCATGATTGCGAGAAAGTCCACGAGTGCAGACTGTGTTCGAGAAGCATTCAGCACCGAGTCGAGATAGCGCCTAGATAAAATCGGGTAACGGCGAAGCAGTACGGTCATGGACGTTGCACTTGCTATGCATCCCAGTATTAATGTCGTCAAAGACGGTCGAGTCAAATGATATACGTCATCAAAGAAGTTGAGTCCAAGTAGTTCTCAGGAAACGGAAACGAAAACGTATGATGTACAGTCGTGGGTCGTATCAACAGGCCATGGGGTGTCAAGAGTGTCAAAGGCATTGGCATGGTGTCAATCGAACCACAGATAGTGCTCTCACTCCGCGGCAATTGCGAAGAAGAGCTCGATCAAGGTCACCCAAGCACGCGCGAGCAGACAAGAGAGACATCACTATGCCCCTGGTGCAGGAGCGCCGGCAGGGGGGGCACCTTGGCCAccttgctgttgctggaacACCAAAGACTGGTACCACAACGCAACGTAGTTTTGGTAGCCACCGTCTGTTTCAATTAGTGTCGGCCGAGACCAAAGGGACTTCATCAAAGACTTACACTGGGCATATGGATCTGATCCATCGGCTGGAGCCTGTTGAGGAGGCTGGTTAGTAGGGGCACTGGGTGTTTGCTGTTGAGAGTAGCTGGGCCTGTCAAGATCCTGGTGTCCACGGCCACCGCCACCTCCTCGTGGGCCACTCCCTTTCTGTCGCTACAAATATTAGGTGCTGAACAAAAGACACATGATAGGATAGAACTTACCACTGCATCCACCTTTTCATCGATGGCCTGCTTGGCTCGGGCAATGCTATCGCGAGAGCC carries:
- a CDS encoding hypothetical protein (SECRETED:SignalP(1-20)~MEROPS:MER0090759~BUSCO:18868at5125); this translates as MGPLHLVFVLIASILCPVLSAVVSNEVGQGKWDLSTSLNGFSFERARALSVTKSPDRAGAYLSRLKKLKTKDDVYPRSSLSLLPRPDQPHEKDTPRQNVTAVGAFSTAYAIQCTWDQTPVWLVFDTGSSDTWAAKTGFRCENSVGDKRNQAACNFGQPHIQGFLEDISEVYFHRRYGSGEDVAGPMGTSDIACGGVSVSGQQVGLASRAYWHGDNVTVGVLGLAYPSLTSAYIGDPNDPADEEEWNNYPYTPWLTSAILQGLIDPIFSVTIDRNTSDGVLAWGGLPPMHWHPKSSASTDLIIAKLVEREVTAWKPSFYTIIPDGLQWGSTTDTGKYPYIVDTGTTMILLPPPLAEAIARSFDPPATYMVQWGGYFVECQAIAPRFAVIISGVRFWINPADMIYQELKDPSNEKCALAISTGRSGPYVLGDVFLQNVVAVFDVGGAEMRFYSRD
- a CDS encoding hypothetical protein (TransMembrane:3 (o62-80i109-129o165-188i)); translation: MSTVKESPLAFMEELGSPFVLYYCPKESASTTNSDDPSLIIILSWSNAREIHIAKYISEYRAIYPTSAILLFRSSPMLFLELKRRRPLFKAALPILTSLSSKEGTRPQFLLHVFSNGGVGSAVTLWELWESALGEKPVPRHAVVMDSCPGYFHWKRDHHVISLDFPWFMSPFIWVIMAVGWVYCMLILKGVPHKPNAIALNTWERISRETTRTYLYGDADLPVSFEDIESHAREAKENGANVRTELFQGGTHVSHVRVDANRYWKIVRETWKGRTG